The genomic segment GTCTTGGCTTTAATGCTCAGTGGGAACAGAAGTAGTCCAAGAGGGTAAGTTAAGGCAGCCAAAACTTACATGAGCGAGATAATTAGCTATCTATACATAGTTCTGGCATAGTTGTTGTTAGAAACGTTTTCCTGACGTAACTCGATGAGAGATTCTGGTGATCTAAACCTCACCAGCTACTGCCCTGTTCCCAGTATAGCCTGCGACAGCGCTGATCCATGCTCGGAGTGAATATAGTCCATGCCTGCTATCTCACAGCTTGGAATGCTGTTTTTTATTTGGGGATTAGCGTTCATTGGAAAGCATTTCTGATACAACTTTTTTTCTCATGTAAAACATTGTTTGACAGAAACACTTTAAGCCTTCGTTGTGTCCGAGTGTATTGTGTGTTAAGATACAATCGGTGATCTACCTATGTTGCCCACATGTTTAATAGCCGACGCGCCATTACTTGAATGAAGTGAAATAGCATCAAGAATTCGGCCACGTCTCATAGGCGCTCCTCCACAATAATGTAACGGGCGATAATGTCTCCGTTTCTATATCAGGGACAGTTACTTACACGGACGAAATAACCGGCAACTCATTTATGTTTTCACACAATGAAGGCACATTTTATCACTGTCTGTTTGCTAGTTGTATGCCTAATATCTTCAACACAATCATGATGTAATGCCTGTAGAACCGAACCCTTCTGCGCATGTGTTGTTAGGTGCGCTGTTCTCAACATGCATAAACAAGCTGCGTATCCAGGATAGGaggttttgtttgttattaaaaCTATTGTCATTCAGTGGGTAATAATAGCACCTTGATAAATCGGGATTTGTGGTCATGTTTCGATTggtcaatttaaataaaatCCCATTAATGCATATTTGACAGAGGAGAGACCATACATTTTTGACTGTCATGCTTTAAAACACGTTATGTTGGTACACGTTCCCGAGGCTGAAAACCGAGCTGTAAAGTTAAAATAGAAACATAACTGTTTTGTTTACTTAAAGAATAGCTTTTTAAAAGGATGTATTGTTATATGCTcttaataacaaaacaaataatgtattagtattataataaattaaatatgaaagTCATGAAACTTTAAGGGGGGTTAACAACAATTTGGTAATGATTGCAAAGATGAAATCCTTTAAATTAGTCATTGTGTTCGAGTAAGATGATTTCTAGATGCATTAATGGCCACCTtcgcaatatatatatatatatatattttttttttactttcatccAAATGTACATGATATTTTGTGTTGTCACTATTTTACATGTGTGGATGGTTATTTACGTAGTTTTCTGTTGGGTATTACAGATTTATTATTCCTGCATTAAGATCCTATTGTTTTGCTTTGCGTCCAGGAGACAATGGAGACCCTAGTGCATTACAACAACCCCTTCCACGGGCCTTCTGTGTTGGGGGTGCTCAACGAGCAGCGCCTGAGCGGCCAGATGTGTGAcacggtgctggtggtgggggaccaGAGGTACCAGGCCCACCGGAGTGTCCTGGCAGCCAGCAGTGAGTATTTCCAGTCTCTGTTCACACGGACGGAAGCGGATGCGCCGAAGGTGGTCCACCTGGATTTCTGTGAAGCGGATGCCTTTGAGATAGTGCTGAACTACATGTATTCCTCCTCGCTCTTTGTGGACAAGGGAAGCCTGGCAGCCATACAGGAGCTGGGCTACAGCTTAGGAATCCCCTTCCTGACCAACATCGCGTCCACAAGGCCTCACGTGTCCTATTGTGTCTCCAGAAAGAGGCTTTCCTTCTCAGAGGAGGATGAGACCGACAGTCAGACAAGGAGCGTCATTGTGTGTCGGACTCGCAGTGACCGGAAAGCCACACAGAGGCCGCCATTGCCCAGATCCTCTCAGCAAGAAGCGCCTCAGCCTCCCACGCATCATAATCCTCAACCTGTCAATTCAAAGGCAACAGGAACAAGTGACGATGCCGAGCGCAAGGCCGTCTTTCCATACAGTTCCATACTGAAAGGCAACCCGTCGCTGTCCACCATGATCAGGCCACAGCTCACATCCTCTGTGTCTTTCAGCGACGTGGAAGTCCAGCATATTAGGTCCCAGCCCGGCTGCGAGATGGGCATTAAAGACGAGGATCCCGTTTACCACGGCCGAAGTGCTTATCAAGGTCAGCCGGGTGAACACAGCCAGACCATCGACCGAAGCGGGCCACTCATCAAAAGCCTCCTGCGTCGATCGTTGTCCATGGACAGCCCCGTTCCAGTGTTCTCACCGACGCTTGAGCTGCATGGCCGCGAACAGTCCGTCGTCAAATTGGTGTCGAAGGCGACGGGGACGGATACGTCCGTCCTCAACGGCAGTTCCAAAACATCTTCGTCCCCGCTCGTTCTCAGGACAAAGTACCCCAGCGTGTATGACGAACACGCCACTCAGGTAGACGAAGGGGTCTGCGTGAAGGCCGAGCCCGGCAGCCCTCTGGGGGACCCCCTGGAGATTATTCGGATCACCATCGGAGACACGTTGCCGGTAAACCTAAAACATTTCCAACCAAATATCGAACAGGGGCCGAGGACGGGCTTTGATAACTTTGggaagagaaaggggagggcaGACAACAGGAGATATCCCTTCAAAAAGACCCGAGGGTTGAATGAACATTATCCCTCTGAAAACATCGCCGTGGCCGATGACATCATGGCAGAGGGGATGGCACCTTCGAATCCCAGCCTAGACCGTAATGACAATGATGTAGTCAATGATAATGTTAGTGAGCCACGTCAGGGTAAGCTCTTCAAATGCTGGAACTGTTTGAAAGTGTTCAGATCCAAAGCCGGGCTGCATCGCCACGTCAACATGTATCACAACCCCGAGAAGCCGTATGCATGCGAAATCTGCCATAAGCGCTTCCACACAAACTTTAAGGTGTGGACGCACTGCCAAACCCAGCACGGAGTGGTGCAGAACCCagcctcgtcctccagctcctccatgcTCGACGAGAAGTTCCAGAAGAGACTGATTGACATGGTGCGAGAGAGGGAAATAAAGAAAGCGCTGCTTTGGAAGCTCAAGAGGAATAAACAAAGCCTACAGTCTCCTAAACTGACCAAAAACCGGCCGAGGACCAAATTCACCTGTCCCTATTGTGGGAAAGTGTTTCTGTTCCAGTCGCAGTACAAACAGCATCTGAGGACCCACCCCGACGAAAATGACGAGGGGAACGCATCGAGCAACCGGGACCTTTATCAGGAACAGGACGCCCCCGTCCCAGAGAAGGCGGACCACCTGCCCGCCAACGTGTACGCCTGTAGACTCTGCAACGTCAAGCTGTCGTCCCTTTCGGAGCAGGGCGACCACGAGCGAGGCTGCCGCCACGCCACCGTGTGCCCATACTGCGGCCTGCGCTTCTCCAGCACGGCTGTCAAGAAGGAGCACGAGGCTCACTGCAAGTACAAGAAGCTGACCTGTCTGGAGTGCATGCGCACCTTCAAGTCGTCCTTCAGCATATGGCGCCACCAGGTGGAGGTCCACAATCAGAACATGATGACGGTGAAGGATCAGCTGAACCTCAAGCCGCAGGACGCAGAGGGGGACGAGGACGAAGAGGGGCCCGACGTGCTGGGACACGGCCAGTACGGCCACGACCACATGCCGACGGGCAGTTCGGGAGAGGACGTGGACTACGGCCGCCACTCGTCGGGCCCGCCCGTCTATGACTCGGAGGACTCTTCGTCCTACGTGCCCGAGGACCTGAGCATGGGACCCCACGGCAAGCTGGTCGTCAAGGAGGAGCCCATGGAGGAGGCGGTGTGCGAACGGGAAATCATGGACGCCGATGACGACAACATTGGCGCCACGGAGGAAGCGGGCGTCTGGCCGTGCGAGAAATGCGGCAACCTTTTCAGCTCTCACAAAGACCTGGAGCGCCACCAGGAGCTGCTGTGTCACATCAAGCCCTTCATCTGTCACCTCTGCAACAAAGCCTTCAGGACAAACTTTCGCCTTTGGAGCCACTTCCAGTCCCACATGTCCACCGGAGATGACGCCGGGGCCAAAGAGGTCGACAGACGCCCGTCATCGCCCTCCCCGTCGCCGCCCCTGACGCCTCAAACAACCTCTGAGCATCCTGGCCCAGCGGCCGTTGCGGCCAAGCCAGCCCAGACCGTGCCTGTAGCCGCAGCGATCGCGGAAGCGCCCAGCAGCCCGGAGCCGGGCAGCTCGTCAGAATGCAAGGGCAAGAATCCGGAAATGGAAAGACAACAAGGCAGTCCCAGCCCTCTGTCGAGATCCAACAGCGTGGAGCAGTCGTCTGGCACTCAGGATCCTGACACTCTGTTCTACCATGCGCCCACTCTCTCCGCCCTGACATTTAAAAGGCAGTATATGTGTAAACTCTGTCACAGGACATTCAAGACAGCGTTCAGTCTCTGGAGCCACGAGCAGAGTCACGGCCATCTGTAGGCCTCACAAAGAGAGTGCACTTTTACCCGGCCCCCCCTACCCCCAGACAGACGCTACCTAATATTGATGTAACACACCTCTGCTTACACGCGTCAGCTTAAGAAAGGAAGACTTTGAATGTATAGCCTACTCGCTTGCCTCCATGTCATGTATTCAAGTGGTCATTAGAGGTGTAATGGGTAATGTGTGCAATGAAACGCTATTTTAGATCTCACTAAATGAGATGGTTGGATGGTTTGCATATTGTTACTTTAAACTAGTTTGCTCATTTAGCATTTTCTTCACTGGTTAACTTCTGGTGCTTTGTTtttctcaaatgttttttttgttggcaTAAGTAAAACATAAGATTAGGCTAGTGCTTTTGTATAGATCTATTGGGTCTGTAGATGTATTTCTCATGGTGGCCTCAGCAAACATGTAATAAGTATGCACTTTGTTACTAATCACTGTCCGTCTGTCACACATAAGGAGTGTGAACCCAAGGACATGTACACATTTCCAAGATGTATTATATTGTTTTTAGATCGGTGGGGAGCTGCAGAATTGGATGGTATGAATGATGGGTAATTTCATCTTTCACTTATTCTAAATGCATCATATCGTCTATTCGTTGAGAAATACCAATTGATGGCACATGCATCGATAAGGTTTACGAGCCATGGAATTATGTTAACGCTTTGAATTAACCAAGGTTCATGCAGACTATTTCCGAAATAGTCAAAGGTTTGAGGATCACAATATATAGCCATAGTTCATTAAATTATAATTCCCCACATATTCTTCACTACAGTACTGTCATGGCCCATTATTAATGAAACTTcagatattatttatttatttagacttCTGAGCAATTACGAAGATTCTTGATAGACCTTAGCAAAACTAAGAGTCCTAGTTCCTGTTAAATTATATTCTTACAATGTTTTTGAGGCCTTAAACATTTTCTCGATTTCGATCATGTAGAAGAACAAGTTAGGTTTCAGATCAAAATATTGACTCGGGCAATTCAAATTTACGAAAGACAAAAGTGGAAGGTAGAGGAAACAATCTTTCTCAATCTCTGTTTGACTCATAATTGAAAAGTATTATTTGATTGTATTCTGATTCCCCGGAAATTACTTTTCTCTGCCACCTCCATAAAACCCTAATCTTACcaacacaagagagagagagaggtcagtagAACTGGCAGCACACATGGCTTGAGGTATTTATGTTACACATCTAACAATCAAATACATTATTTaattgaaaacaaaaaaaacactcctGTCATGATGAAGGGTTGTGTTTTGACCTGCCAAAGCCTAAACATATCCTGAACGGGTTGTGGCTTAACGACTTTATATTTATTCAGAAAAGGTGGATCTGCCCAAAAATGGAATTTGGATTCCAAGTCAAACCGAAAACAATGTTGTACAATGTACTACAATGGGTACTCCAAAGACATGGTCTAACAAAATAGAAATCACCCTTGTCTATATTCTTCTTCAGATATTCTGTATCGATTATAGTGCTCTTAATTTTATCAAGAaactttatataaatatatctatatatgaaAGATTTCAAAGAATATCTAGATTATAATATTGTGTATATGGCAGTGTTTGTATTTTTCGATTTTGTACCTATTTTGTTAGTATATAAAACATTATCTTTCTAGTATTATTGTGCTATTACTGCAATAATTAATATTTGTATTGGTTGCATTATTGTTGCTTATTGACTCGCAGCAGTTTTGTGTTTAGGATTTTCTACAGTTTTGTGCTTCATTTCTGTAATAAAGAATAATAATCCAGTATGTTTTACTTGTAATCTAGCCAATTTTGAGATATTAGATAGATACTCTACACATTTggttgtgtatttctattataacAAAAGTCTATAAATACTTTGCATGTCCATGATATCTGCCCTTGAAATAATGTTTTTATGAGATTTCCATAATAATAGGGGATTCCTGATAAGTTTTTATTTTGGTCAGATGTTTTTCAAGGTTTTCAACCTAAGGGCACTTATTCAAATGGAAAATATAGTGGTACATTTAGGAAGGACCGGTTTCATCTCAGAAATGATAGACTGGAAATCCTGTGTACTTCATCTGTGAGGTCACAGCCTCACTGAAAATATGCTGAGGAAGTTTTCCCTTAGATGAGGATATCCTCTTGCATGCTAAAAGTTAGGTTGTTCTTATCATGCAAAATTTCACATGACCTCATGATTTGAGGTCACAAAGCCTTATATTACAGATCGATGTTCCCTTGGTTGGAAATACATTATCCAtataaattaaaatacaaaGCAAAATCACTTGTCAAATATGGATCGCAGTAATCAGTGTTTATTTTCAGGAATTTACACAATctttatacaatatattatgACAACATTTCCTAATTGGTTCTACTTCAAAAAGGTACATGGCTTAAACAAAGGTTATTGTAGATAAGTCAGGGAGATGAATGTAATCTTGCAACAAAAAACGTAAGCTACAGGTAGACGGAAAACTCAATGTTGAACATGGAACAGCTGCTATTCTAATACAGAGACACATTTGTCAGATCAAAAGATGCAGCTTCAAAGGTCGCCAATTAGGCCAATATATGTCTTTGACTGGGGTTTTCTTTCACAGCGCCAGCGTGTCTTTGATAAGCCGCCTCATGGTTGTGCTTACAGACGTGCCCAGCGTGTCAGTGATCTGAAAGGTGATTTTGTAAAGGTAGGGCTGGACGTCCTTGAGGCTGGTGTCAAACACGTTGTCCACTTCGGATTGGGTTGGCATTTTTGGCAGGTATTCGTGGCGGTTGATGACCTCAACGACGTTGATCACCTTCTCACCAAGCTTCTCCCCCACTTTCTCCCGACAGATCTGCCTCTCTTGCTCATTGGCCAGGTGGACAACGTTCACCTTAATGCTCCACACCTCCCAGGGAATGCACTCGTCAGAAAATGGCCAGCGGGACTTTTTCTTCTGGTAGAACTCCAGTGATATGCGTCCCATGCCATCGCTGCCCGTGTTTCCCAAGGCATCCTGAAATGTTGAAAATAAAATCAAGCCAAGTTAGTTGAAAGGTCGAACTGGTAGGCTAGCCAAATCCATTTTCACATAGGCCTGCTTACCTTAAATTCGGTCACAGCCTTACTGATCACCCTGTCAAGTTCATCCGATGACACTCTGACAAAGGTGAAATCAATGAAATCGCAGTCAATGTCTTGGGTACCAACGGTGCCGATGGAGTAAGTTCCTTCCTTTTTGTAGTGAAATTTTCCAGTGCTGCGGTGCAAAAGGATAGTGTGAAGCAGAGCAAGCATCGCTTCTTCCACCTGTCTTGACTCCACCGTCAACTCAAGCACTTCCGAACGGCAATTCATTGTCAGCAACTTTATATTGCCATTGACTGATTATTTAAGGTTGGCAGTATTCTGCGTTGTCCCTAAATACTGAACGGACAAAACACGGTTTGTTTACCTCTGTGAATAGGCGTGGCCTATGGGTACCGCGTTGTTGTTTTGTAACGTTTACCTCATTGACAAGCTACATCAACCCACTCTATCATACGTTACAGCATGTATTCGATGGTTGAAAATCAACGCTTAACGAAGCATAGAACAAAATAATAACACCAGCGAGGCGAGAGTCTCCATTACTCCGCGCATAAAACGATGACGACACTCTACGGGAAACGGAGTAGATCAAAATTAACATTTGGGTGCAGTCCAGTCGCGATCGACATTCGATACGTTTAACTGAAAAACACACCAAATTAAGTGCAACAATTATTTTTACacagtaaaaataaatgctCGGTGGACACAACTATCGGTATAATATCTAACGACAAATACCTTTCCAATGCCAGTAAATAACGCTTTGGCGTCCCCTTTAAGTGGGCCGCGGTGGGTTGTGGGAAACACAGTTAGTGCCACATATCCGTTTCAGAGGAAGGCGAGTTTACGATCTCACGATAGAATAGAAGCCGAGCACCAAACCTGCACTGGGGACTTCTAGGGGCTCTCCATCAAATGGTTTCCCTTTCTGGCTTCCCGTTTCCTTGGATAGCTGAATCTGGACATAGTCGTGAGCATTGGAATGTTTTCCGGTTGAGGAACTTTGATTAAGCTGATTTGTAAAATGTATAGTAGATGGTTAAACGCTGTCTAGCTTTGTTAGCTAAGCTAACAACTAAATTCCAGTCACATATACACGGTTAGTAAGTAGCCTGTAGGTGCAATTCCTGAGCTCCGGTTTTTTCtgcaaaaaaagtattttttttttgcaggtttcGGTTGCTCTCTAACAGACTGGAATAATATGTGATGTTCATGGAGCTCGTTACGGGCACCTTACAGTTGCAGTACCATAACATGGGAAAAAATACTTCTAACTTTTTGGGAGCGCATGTTTTTAGCTGTCAGTCATTGAATGGGGAACACACAGGATGAGACGAACTGCCTTCATCGACGATGTCGCTCACCTTCTTAGGAAAGTACTGTAGGATGCCAGGTCATTTATCATAAGCGTGTTGCGCTACGGACCATTTCCCCAAGCATGTCTGACACGGAGAGCTCCGGGTTTTTTTTTGGCTTGGGAGATCCAATGTGGCTCTGCATGGTCACACTTTTTATTGCATCGTTGGTTACGTTACTGTTGTACCTAGTGCAATATGTCCAACACGGTTATCTAGCGATCGTACCGAGACCGGCGCAAAACAATGCGTCAAAGGAGGAAGCGGACGCACTGTTGGAATGGATGCTGTCATTGCAAAGCTGGAAAAGTCAATGGAAAGAAGCTTGGTGCAGGGCGCTAAACAACGAGTCACGGAGGTCTGGGGTATGTGGACCTGTGCAAATAGGTGCTCTGCGTATGTCGTTCTGAGCTCTGCAAGAATAACCACAATATTGTCACTACTAGCCCCTTTACTGCTGAAGACTGAATTCAGTCCAAGTTACAATATCCGTGTAATATGCCATGTAAAATGTTGCATATCTTTTCAAAACCCTAGTTGGTTGGTTGGTGTCATGCATGTGTATCTCTGGAATGATGTAAAGATCCAGAAATGTTGAGTCCACTCGCATGTCGTCTCCTAGTACTTTGGTATTCTTGTAGTGTAGTGATTGCAAAGTAGCTTTacgttttctttattttgtaaatgttaCATCCTAGGCTTGTGACCTTTTTTATGATTGGACGACCAAACTCTAATGGCATTTACTGTTATTTAAAATGTTGCCCATGCATCATTGCTCCTGACTGCAGTATGTTTGCCAATCATTGCCTCCCAGGGTAATTTGTTGTCATTTGACGAGGATGGCCTCCATTCATCCGACCTGGTGGTCAGTCAAGTCTGTAGCTTCCAGAAGTCTTCTGGACACAAGGTAAGCTTACCCTATTTTCTTAAGGTTTATGTTGGCTTTGTTATATATGTAGTACTTAATACAGCCTTGTTGGTGGTATTTCAATGCTTTTATTCGATTGATGGTGATCATTTATGAGCCACTATCCTTCATCAAATAATGCAGAAGGTCGGAGGAGATTTCTGGATCAATTGAGCCATTGTTGAATGCCAGTGCCAcgttcccctcctccttccaggCCCACATAAAGTTAGCATTTGTTTTTCAAGGACAGTTTTGTTCTTGTTAACATTAAGCATGTTTATAAAGGCAACCACTCATGGCTGATGGTTTCAGTTTCTTCCTGTATGCATGCTTTTGTAATATCATGGCCCCTGAAGGTAATCTACACCTATTGTTCGATAATGAATTGGGATTAGTTTATTTGCAGTTTCCTTTTGTTGGAGGTTACTGGTTGTTGCTTTTTTCACATTTTATCAAGACAGTAAATCCTAATCCAAACCACATGCGAGGATACATATTGGAGTAAGCTCAGTTCTAAgttaatacattttaatttttttctgtttatgGAGGCCACAGTTGTAAATTGCAGTTTCATTGAgaattatattatatctataaTAATCTAGATATTTCAATCCATTCCATGTTTATGTTGGTACATGGAATTTAATGTAAGGCTTCAATGTGGAAGGTTGAACTTTTTCTTTTACATGACTTATTCAGACACAGAGAACATGACGGTAGGCTGACAGCTTTACAGTTGTGGCTGCCGGATTGTTGCACGAAATCAGGCTTGTTTTACTTGCTGAGTTAATGTGGTTTATGATGTAACCTGAATTCAGACACCTGGGGCTTTGTTATTAGTTAAATGGGCCAATAAGTAGCAATCCTCTAGACTCTTGTGTGTATCAAGTATTCTGGATTGTTGTCCAAAACAGCACTCGTGAAAAGGGGAAATATCACCTGACGCCTACTTTGCTCCAAAATGCACGCTTATGCAACCCCACCACAGGCAAAATTGTTGGTCTTTTTTGTATAGATACAATATCATCGTCttgaatagaaaaaaaattaacagtGCCCCTTCTGAGGTATTGTTATGTATTATCATGTACTGTCGGAAAGCGTACTGGGTAAGACTACATATGTTCCCTTTTGTTGTTTTCGCATGGCTTGAAATAACCCTTATCAGCCAAATCATGTTTACATTGCTAAACGGTTCATGTTGACATGGGCCTCTCGTGTAGCTAGGTAGGAGAAGCGTTGTTCTTAAAGGCCTTGTTTCGTTCGACAGACCGCTCGCTGCAAGCTGGTGGGGGACAAGCTTCAGTTCAGCCTCAATACAAAGTCCCCGTCCTCGGCAGAACCACGCCCATACACCGTTGAGATCGCTCCCCTCCAGATACAGGTAAATACACCACCAACCATCCATTTAGCAGCCTGCACGCGCTCATTTGGGTCTTTAACGTCATGGCTCCTAAACAGAGGGTCACCTTAACAGCGGGGCTGGGCCACTCCGAAGTCACTGGGAGCTTGTTTTAATTGGCAGGGCTGTGCTGTTgctgctactactgctgctgctgattcATTGAACAGTGGCAATCTCGTCTTGTTTCACTGTTGGCAGGagataaaacataaaaatgctTGCCGTAGGCAAATGCCCGTAAGAGCTCCATTTAGATTGCTGTCAGACCCATAAAGAGGGCTTTTGGCAAAGGATGGCTTTGCTCGCCTGTTCTGTCCTTTTACCGAAAGAAATCGTTAAATCATGTAAACGTAAGAGCTGAGGTTACTCTCTGAATATCCGACATGCTACTGGGCAGGTGTTGTCTTGATCATCCAGCTTTAAACGGCTCAAGCATCGTATTGCTGATTTCAGGGTTCAAGTACCGTGTGACCAAAAACAATGATGTCATGTATAACCTATGTGCTTCTTTTCAAAAACGTTTGATTCAGACCTGCATTTGAATCTAGTCCTCATGAAGGGCACGCGTAGCAGGCGTCCCAGTTGAATGACAGCTATTTATAAGCCAATAAGGGGCTTGCTGGCCCGGCCGTGGGCCTAATCTCCCTGTGCTGTAAATACAATGGCAGTGAGCCGCTTGAAGGCTCAGGTCTggtttgggggcggggctttctTGTTTTAGCTGTTGATTGATTGGTGAAAGCCTTCCATGCAGTGCTTTCCCCCTCTGTCTGGAGCATTCAACGCGCCCATCCACCTTTTTACTCCTGAGCATCCGTGATCACCCCAGAGGTTCCAGTTTGTTAG from the Gadus macrocephalus chromosome 7, ASM3116895v1 genome contains:
- the LOC132461838 gene encoding zinc finger and BTB domain-containing protein 21-like; the encoded protein is METLVHYNNPFHGPSVLGVLNEQRLSGQMCDTVLVVGDQRYQAHRSVLAASSEYFQSLFTRTEADAPKVVHLDFCEADAFEIVLNYMYSSSLFVDKGSLAAIQELGYSLGIPFLTNIASTRPHVSYCVSRKRLSFSEEDETDSQTRSVIVCRTRSDRKATQRPPLPRSSQQEAPQPPTHHNPQPVNSKATGTSDDAERKAVFPYSSILKGNPSLSTMIRPQLTSSVSFSDVEVQHIRSQPGCEMGIKDEDPVYHGRSAYQGQPGEHSQTIDRSGPLIKSLLRRSLSMDSPVPVFSPTLELHGREQSVVKLVSKATGTDTSVLNGSSKTSSSPLVLRTKYPSVYDEHATQVDEGVCVKAEPGSPLGDPLEIIRITIGDTLPVNLKHFQPNIEQGPRTGFDNFGKRKGRADNRRYPFKKTRGLNEHYPSENIAVADDIMAEGMAPSNPSLDRNDNDVVNDNVSEPRQGKLFKCWNCLKVFRSKAGLHRHVNMYHNPEKPYACEICHKRFHTNFKVWTHCQTQHGVVQNPASSSSSSMLDEKFQKRLIDMVREREIKKALLWKLKRNKQSLQSPKLTKNRPRTKFTCPYCGKVFLFQSQYKQHLRTHPDENDEGNASSNRDLYQEQDAPVPEKADHLPANVYACRLCNVKLSSLSEQGDHERGCRHATVCPYCGLRFSSTAVKKEHEAHCKYKKLTCLECMRTFKSSFSIWRHQVEVHNQNMMTVKDQLNLKPQDAEGDEDEEGPDVLGHGQYGHDHMPTGSSGEDVDYGRHSSGPPVYDSEDSSSYVPEDLSMGPHGKLVVKEEPMEEAVCEREIMDADDDNIGATEEAGVWPCEKCGNLFSSHKDLERHQELLCHIKPFICHLCNKAFRTNFRLWSHFQSHMSTGDDAGAKEVDRRPSSPSPSPPLTPQTTSEHPGPAAVAAKPAQTVPVAAAIAEAPSSPEPGSSSECKGKNPEMERQQGSPSPLSRSNSVEQSSGTQDPDTLFYHAPTLSALTFKRQYMCKLCHRTFKTAFSLWSHEQSHGHL
- the atg101 gene encoding autophagy-related protein 101, with the protein product MNCRSEVLELTVESRQVEEAMLALLHTILLHRSTGKFHYKKEGTYSIGTVGTQDIDCDFIDFTFVRVSSDELDRVISKAVTEFKDALGNTGSDGMGRISLEFYQKKKSRWPFSDECIPWEVWSIKVNVVHLANEQERQICREKVGEKLGEKVINVVEVINRHEYLPKMPTQSEVDNVFDTSLKDVQPYLYKITFQITDTLGTSVSTTMRRLIKDTLAL